The window tgtgtgaagtgccttgcccaaggacacgacacataacttggggagagcggggatcgaacagcagACCTTCTGGTCACTGAACGATTGTCTCTACGcactgagccacggccgccactgCTGGTCATCTTCCGGTGGGCACACCCTGGCTGCCATCATTTGCATCTGACATTTCttgcatgaaaatgtatgaAGGCTGCTGCTTTACTGAGAAAAAAGGTGAAGGGCCTGTTAGACCTACTATGACCCCATGTGTCTTCCCTCTGTTTGAACTAGCCTCTGCTTATTCTGTTCTGTTTCAATTCCTTTAAATATGTCATGTTGCAGGCTGTGGAGGAGTTCTTGAGTAAGGTGCGTCGCAGGGAGCAGCCTCCTTGCGCTGGGCTCGTCTCGCAACCCACAGCTGTTAAGTTTCTTATGGCCCGCAAGTTTGACGTCAAACGAGCCGTCGACCTCCTCCAAGCATACAAGGTACAGCTGGGCCCAGAGTTGGGACACCAATGAAATGCCTTATTCAGCTGTCAGCTGTGAGATACCACAGGGACTCTCAAATATTTACTACTGTACTCTAAACTATTAACTTTATGCTTCCCTCCCGCCACAAACATAATGTATCAGAACACAAGAATCAAAGAGGGGATCATCAACATAAACCCTGACGAGGAGCCACTCCGTTCTGAGCTGCTCAGTGGCAAATTCACTGTCCTGGTGAGTTGTGAAGAAGTAGCTTAATATCTAAACTGCACAGAGATTTGTAAACTTGCCATCGTTATagaacagtatttattttaatttttttaagagctcagtattgttcattcggtagtcttaccgattcaacatatcatcatttctatttttttttttgcatgtgtgtgtgcatacgtGCATGCATGCGAGTGCTCTTTAaatcacctgaaacctattaaaaatcccatacccttcaccatAACTGCATAGttcagagtcccgccagagtcgtgaggttgttaggagaccagaggaagggtcaaaggaaagaaagatgaaacaaagggAAATCCAGCATCAACCAGACACCGCCTATcacccacagggttacaaaaccagaatctttcaccaaccccagaaacctctaaattccaacagattagggagaTCTCAATAGACCAAAGGAAaaactaaaggaaggaaggaaggatagatgaagccgagtgagatccacagCCTCCATTGATTCAGTGACCAGTGGGAGAAACATATTCTATTGAAATTTCAGTAGATGctagtgtggtggatctggcatttatgagaacctccaccaaagaggtgAGCCGTCGACCTCGGCCAGGCTGGGCAACCacggccccccaggccgcgacGGCGCCAGGGCCGTCCTGGTGAGTGGTGGAGAAGTAGCTTAATATCTAAACTGTACAGAGATTTGTAAACTTACCCTTGTTATAGGACACTATTTCTTTGTATGCATCCTTGTCTTTTCACTCTGATTTACATGTCACGTTCCCTCCAGCCTGGACGTGACGCAAACGGTGCTGCACTCGCGCTCTTCACAGCTCGCCTTCATCGGCCAGACGTGACCACTCACAAAGCAGTGCTGCAGGCCATCATTTATCAGCTGGATAAAGCCATAGACAGGTGACGCACCCGCAACCACTGTACCCTTTAACtccccatttttatttacagtcaATGTACTGTCTTGTACTTGTGCATTTCTAAATGGTCTTTTCTTTCTGCTCAGTATTCAAACCCAGCGAGACggacttttatttatctatgaCATGACCAACTCCGGTTATGGGAATTTTGACTATGATCTCTGTGTCAAGATCCTCAATTTGCTCAAGgtagatgaatgaatgaaaatgaatttggCTTTGCAGTGTGTAGATCAGTGATTCCCAGCCACTTTGCGGTTGCACGTTAGTCTGCCATCAGAGGTCTTAAAATGAAGATCTCGTTGGCAACATGCCACCATTTAGGGGCAGGCTGCGGATGTgctgtaaaatgtcaaatatgtgcCTCTGCTTAGTAAGGTTGGGAATCACTCGCTTTATTTGAATAACGCTCACTGATTAGCTACCTGCTGGTTGCTTCCCCTAGGGGGCGTTCCCTGCTCGTTTAAAATGCGTCTTCATCGTTTCCTCACCTCTGTGGTTTCGAGCTCCTTTTGCGGTTCTACGCCTCTTTGTGCGGGAGAAGCTGAGGGAACGGGTATGTCTATTTTTACCACAGTTTACTTTTTGTATAGCTCACAATCTTTTGCTATGAAATGAATCCATGTATATCCGATCTTTTCCATCTTCCAGGTGTGTACAGTGAAGGCTCACGAGCTGGCCAGTCACATCCCAGTCTCCTCCCTCCCTGAGCATCTCGGCGGGACATCCCAGTATAGCCATGTGGCCTGGATCCAGTCCTGCGTCAACGCAAACACGGTGGAGGGTGACACACACGACTGTGTGGGAAGCCTGCTGCGCTCTTACAGCCTGGAGTGCGGGGACCCGAGCGTTGGCGCTACGATGACCGACGACCATTTAAGTACCCAGCTGGGCTCCGAGCTAGCCGCGGCTAACTCTAACTTCTATGACGACAGCAATGCGAACCCACACAACCACTGTGGTGTGGATGAGGGCAGGACTCTTGGCCGTCCTCAGCTGAGCCCGCATTCCGCTGCAAACAGGTTACAGGGGAGCCACCAACACTGGAACGGGTCAGCTGGCAGTGGCTTGAACCCCAATTCGAACATGAATGGCCGTGGACGACAAGCTCCCCCGCAGTCGGACACGCCCCCTGACACGCCCCTCTCTCACAAAGGCGACGGAGACGCAGTGGACGACGGCAGAACAACGGACTCGGATAACGGACCTCTGAGTGAACATATTAAAGAGgtggatgaggaagaggagggcgtGCCACCGTTGCCCCAGAAATCTTTGCCTCGACCGCCCCACCAGCAGCCAGCCTCCCAGACATCGGCCTTGTCCTCGTCATGGGATCCCGATGACGAGGACTGCTGCATGGAGGAGTCCGTTCACATGCCGGAACAGGGAGGTATGGCGATGCACGAGCTGGTGGATCatgtgaagaggaaaaagaagaaagggaTCTATCAGGAATATGAGGAGATCCGCAAGGAGCCACCAGCAGGCACCTTTGACTACTCCAAGTAAGATACTGTCAGATGGTGCTTATTTTGACACATAACCTCTGGTCAAATGGGATGACTACGACTTTGTTTTTGAGATTAACGCTAGGGCTCGAGCCCTGCAGCAAATAGCAAAGCTCTGCGAGTAGTCAATGCTCGCCCAAAAACTATTAACTTATACATGATAGCTTAGAATCaagccctgcagtgtgaacttCTGCTCAAGGACTATTACTGGCGCTTGTGGCTatggggaccttctctgccttttATTCTTGCTGGTTAATTATGCTACATTGCTTCCAGTAAACCTAGGTTTAATAATTTGGATAAGCAGGTGTGGAAACAATGGACCGTGATGTTGTGGGGGAGCACAGTAATggaaaatatttagttttttggtGACTTGTAAACAttctagggctgggtatcgattcgatttcgattcagaatagttcagttcaatttgattttgattattttatttttttcccgattcacttcaattcaatccgatatttattcattttggaacatcaattcttctgtgaaaacttgaaaaaaaactccacaaacattaaattcctaATTGAATTTTGCGCAGACAGTAACTAGtaaaattatattgtttattaataaaagcaacacgtgttataattagtgatgggaaaataaagcttcatgaagcacttgtgatagtAAGATATAATatatcacttaagtgttacacatgcattgacatcagcaaggatgggATGAAAtgattttcataattctaattcaataattgtaaatataaataaaaaagattctgaattgtcttaaagtgcaacaaATCAGGTCtttcaaaaatgtaagaaaatacttttaaattcatgtaaacagtaaatttcaagaaaacattaAGATACCAAAAATTTGGCCTATTTTCTTAAGACTTTATGGGGGGAAAAGTGATATTAACATAATTGAttaatggttttatgaatcaatatcaggctcgaaaaggaaaatcgattcaatatagattataatttttttaaacccatccCTAAAACATTCCACTCTAAATTATTCAGCAGTACCATGTGGTCACCATAGAAGACTTGTCAGCCTCACACATGCCGACAAACCTCACCTTCTCTAAACTCGGCCATAGCCGCCTGCTGTGCTTGACTTGTTTgcctttgacattttggacaaaCCTTTCATTGACTACTAATCACTCCGGGGCATCCCCTGCTTCTCTCACtccaagtcagctgggataagtTCCAACTTCCTTGTGACCCTCAACAATACAGGCGAAAAAGAGGGCggctggatggacggacggagcAACACTATGTACTGATATTTGACATTCAGTTTGTATGTTTATTCCCAGGAAACCATCCAATCAGCTCAAGAACCGGTACAGTGACGTTCTGTGTCTGGATCAATCCAGAGTGCGACTCTGCCAGCTCTGCGACGATGAGGACGAGGTAATGATAAATCCATCTAAAGCTGACTGACTTGTCTCGCGTGTGTGCGGGGGAGGCCTCGCCTGTCACACCAAGCTCTTCCGCTGTGTCTCTTGCAGACTTCAGATTACATCAATGCAAGCTTCATGGATGGCTACAAGAGGAGAAAGGCTTACATTGCTACTCAGGGTAAGAAGcgcacaattctttttttttttttttaaaggagagctcagtattgttcattcgatttgacatcatcattgctctcctttctaaaaaaataaaaaataaataaataaataaaaagttttttttctctctttttttttaaattttttaaatatatatatatatatatgtgtgtgtgtgtgtgtgtatatatatatatatatatacacacacacacacatatatatatatatatatattttagtatgtgtgcgtgcgtgtgtatattcatcagttcacctaaagcccattaaaaaaaatcccatactaataatataatataataataaattgccaaatgcagaaacatcaatgtaagttatcacgatatagtggctctcgctaacagacagaattaagtaaccaggaattaggttaaaaaatgaaGCGCACAATTCTACTGATTATTTTTCATCAGGTTCTCCATATTTCAGCAAAATCTGATGCTATTTGTGTCCCTCAGGTCCTTTGCCCAAAACATTTGGGGACTTTTGGCGCATGGTGTGGGAGCAGATGGTCCTCATCATTGTCATGACAACGAGGTGAATTCTTTTGAAGTGACCGATCCAAAAGCGCGTGTATGACGACGTTAAGGACATTTCATTCACAGCTAGTGCTCATAAATGCACATATTGTCTGCATCAGAGTGGTGGAGCGAGGACGCGTGAAGTGCGGTCAGTATTGGCCACTAGAGGAAGGCAGAACGGAGCAACACGGATGTTTCCTGGTCAGGAACACCCACATCCAGGTCTTCCACGACTTCAAACTCTCACATCTGGAGCTCTTTAACACTCAAGTGAGTTATGAGCAGtcctccaacatttttttttataccattgtttttttcaactgcTCTTTGTACAACGCCAAATTGCAACCACAgatataaacacattttcatattaATAGTGTTCAGAGTTTTTGGCATACATCTCTCGTATTGGAGTTTATTCAAGTATCCAAATGTACCTGTTTACCATGAGTGGTGTTGCACTCTTTTTGTCAAGTCTGGGGAGAGACGCGATGTTTGCCACTACCTCTACGTCAGCTGGCCGGACTTCGGGGTGCCCAAGAGCGCGTCGGCCATGTTGGACTTCCGCGAGCATGTACTTCAGAGGCGGGAGGTCGCAGTCCAGAATCTGGGCTCCATTTGGAAGGGGCCTCCAGGGGGCCCTCCTGTGGTGGTACACTGCAGTGCGGGCATCGGCCGGACAGGTAAATGCAAATACGATATGTATGGTGAAATGTAAGCCAAGTTTTAGTGGGTATAATAATGAGAATAGGGTTTTAACACATTTGAAGCATTATTGTGTTTTGTATTGCTATATTATAAATCATGCAATACAGTCTTTCTTCTACTATCACCAATGATTGGGCACAATTATTTTGACgctatcttaactcattcactgccattgactgctatagacttcaaaaattcatttgaactatttctattggttttaacatttttttgagtgtgacaacctataatttttttattgtacatttagaacagatataaaatgtgtgattaatcgtgagttaactattgaagtcatgtgattaattacaattaaaaaatgtaattgtctgacgcccctaatttttaataatctttccttttcttttttttattaggggcatcaggcaattattatttttttaattgtaattaatcacataacttctagttaactcaagattaatcaattttttttatatctattctaaatgaacaatacagttttttctaggttttcatactcttgttaacaaaagtgggggaaaaaagtgaaactaatagaaatagttcaaataattttttgacgtttatagccgtcaatggcagtgaatgagttaaagtggatTTTCTATTAATGCACAGTCAGATTCTGTTCATGAGCTAATGTACTCAAAGCCTCTgcatcaggggtcaccaacgcTAACTAAAAATAGCTCTTCAGGAATTAGGATTTTCTAGGAAGATCCTAGAAGTggttatttgaagaaaaaaaaaaaaatatatatatatatatatatatatatatatatatatatatatatatcggtcTCCTAATTATTGTGGGAAATCGTAAACATTGTCAGCATCTTCACATGAAGGAATatcattaattaataataatagtaattattagtgtcaaaattattgtgtgaattttgagttatattattattattacttgtaAAGCCTCTACTGGGAAAATTCCAATCGCAATGCGGCAAACACGCCCATGACAAAATTttacagtaataaatttaataataatgcatatatttgtggacgctgggatcaagttgtatttgataATTTaagaaatgtgcagaatttcacaaattacttcatgttaaagattaaatggCGCTTAATATGTAATCTATaaaggaaaaatgcactgagctgtcaccaatgtcttacaaatgcaattatgccatctagtggcaggaaaatgacctcaagacaaatagttttttttacattacatctttttaattttaactaaattttatgaattaccataaaatgactGTACcaataactaaaagatgcagccatatttctattagtttaacaattttttcacgtatcaagagtaagaaaacatttacattttattgtacatttagaacacatataaaatttg of the Vanacampus margaritifer isolate UIUO_Vmar chromosome 7, RoL_Vmar_1.0, whole genome shotgun sequence genome contains:
- the ptpn9b gene encoding tyrosine-protein phosphatase non-receptor type 9 isoform X1, with the protein product MAEALTAQEHLAVEEFLSKVRRREQPPCAGLVSQPTAVKFLMARKFDVKRAVDLLQAYKNTRIKEGIININPDEEPLRSELLSGKFTVLPGRDANGAALALFTARLHRPDVTTHKAVLQAIIYQLDKAIDSIQTQRDGLLFIYDMTNSGYGNFDYDLCVKILNLLKGAFPARLKCVFIVSSPLWFRAPFAVLRLFVREKLRERVCTVKAHELASHIPVSSLPEHLGGTSQYSHVAWIQSCVNANTVEGDTHDCVGSLLRSYSLECGDPSVGATMTDDHLSTQLGSELAAANSNFYDDSNANPHNHCGVDEGRTLGRPQLSPHSAANRLQGSHQHWNGSAGSGLNPNSNMNGRGRQAPPQSDTPPDTPLSHKGDGDAVDDGRTTDSDNGPLSEHIKEVDEEEEGVPPLPQKSLPRPPHQQPASQTSALSSSWDPDDEDCCMEESVHMPEQGGMAMHELVDHVKRKKKKGIYQEYEEIRKEPPAGTFDYSKKPSNQLKNRYSDVLCLDQSRVRLCQLCDDEDETSDYINASFMDGYKRRKAYIATQGPLPKTFGDFWRMVWEQMVLIIVMTTRVVERGRVKCGQYWPLEEGRTEQHGCFLVRNTHIQVFHDFKLSHLELFNTQSGERRDVCHYLYVSWPDFGVPKSASAMLDFREHVLQRREVAVQNLGSIWKGPPGGPPVVVHCSAGIGRTGTFCTLDICLFRLEDIGTVDVHQTVRRMRTQRAFSIQTWDQYYFCYTAVIEYAMRRGKLSPVQWSDSDIETDSE
- the ptpn9b gene encoding tyrosine-protein phosphatase non-receptor type 9 isoform X2, whose protein sequence is MTNSGYGNFDYDLCVKILNLLKGAFPARLKCVFIVSSPLWFRAPFAVLRLFVREKLRERVCTVKAHELASHIPVSSLPEHLGGTSQYSHVAWIQSCVNANTVEGDTHDCVGSLLRSYSLECGDPSVGATMTDDHLSTQLGSELAAANSNFYDDSNANPHNHCGVDEGRTLGRPQLSPHSAANRLQGSHQHWNGSAGSGLNPNSNMNGRGRQAPPQSDTPPDTPLSHKGDGDAVDDGRTTDSDNGPLSEHIKEVDEEEEGVPPLPQKSLPRPPHQQPASQTSALSSSWDPDDEDCCMEESVHMPEQGGMAMHELVDHVKRKKKKGIYQEYEEIRKEPPAGTFDYSKKPSNQLKNRYSDVLCLDQSRVRLCQLCDDEDETSDYINASFMDGYKRRKAYIATQGPLPKTFGDFWRMVWEQMVLIIVMTTRVVERGRVKCGQYWPLEEGRTEQHGCFLVRNTHIQVFHDFKLSHLELFNTQSGERRDVCHYLYVSWPDFGVPKSASAMLDFREHVLQRREVAVQNLGSIWKGPPGGPPVVVHCSAGIGRTGTFCTLDICLFRLEDIGTVDVHQTVRRMRTQRAFSIQTWDQYYFCYTAVIEYAMRRGKLSPVQWSDSDIETDSE